A window of the Lactuca sativa cultivar Salinas chromosome 7, Lsat_Salinas_v11, whole genome shotgun sequence genome harbors these coding sequences:
- the LOC111906041 gene encoding uclacyanin-3 has protein sequence MPMVVLFLVSILAMASPSVFAVQHIVGDSSGWTNFGDYTTWADSKTFNVGDTLLFNYGGSHGVDIVSKSDYDNCVTSNSISSYSGGTTTINLTQPGPMYFACPSFGHCSSGMKLAINVVSKSTTTPTTPTSGDNSSPPSSTTPSTPSTTSNPTHVAGPPSNANMVVVGISLILGPLFVFMC, from the exons ATGCCAATGGTTGTATTATTTCTTGTTTCAATTTTAGCCATGGCCTCACCATCGGTCTTTGCAGTGCAACACATCGTTGGTGATAGTAGCGGCTGGACAAACTTCGGAGATTATACTACGTGGGCTGATAGCAAGACGTTCAATGTCGGAGACACACTTT TGTTCAACTACGGTGGCAGCCATGGAGTGGACATTGTATCTAAATCTGATTACGACAACTGTGTCACAAGCAACTCCATCAGCTCCTACAGTGGTGGCACAACCACCATTAACCTAACACAACCAGGTCCAATGTACTTCGCTTGTCCATCTTTTGGCCACTGCAGTTCAGGGATGAAACTTGCTATCAACGTGGTTTCTAAAAGCACCACCACACCAACCACACCTACTAGTGGCGACAACTCCTCACCTCCGTCATCAACCACTCCATCTACACCATCAACTACTTCAAACCCCACTCATGTTGCTGGTCCACCCAGTAACGCAAACATGGTGGTGGTTGGGATTTCTTTGATTTTGGGACCGTTGTTTGTGTTCATGTGCTAG